GGATATCATAACTGCGAGGCCTGCAAAAATTGTACTCCATTCCGGCCTGGCAAGAACAAGTGCAAGAAGAATCAGAGGCACGGGAGTATAACTTCTGTTTTTAAAAAGGAAAAGGCTGAGATTCATCTATTTCTCCGTCTGTTTTAAAATGTTCATTGCAATGTCAAGTGCAGTACGTGCAGCTTCTCCGCGGACGCCTTTTTTATCTTCTCCTCTGACTGCTTCAACAAATGTCTGCAGTTCTTTAAAAAGTCCGTCACCTTCCGGAATTTCAGGTCTGTAATACACTACTTTTTTCTTGTTATCTCCGATTCCTATTTCGCTTAAAACCATATCTGCCTTTGAATCAGGGGATTCAAGTTTATACACTTCGGATATTTTCTGAAGGAAATCAACTGTGACATAAGTATCTTTCTGGAACATACGCATTTTACGCATCTTTTTTTGTGAAATTCTGCTTGCAGTTAAATTTGCAACGCATCCATTCTCAAAATGGATTCTTGCGTTGGCAATGTCAATAGTATCAGATACTACTGCAACGCCGCTTGCGTCGATGTTTTTGACAGGAGATTTGACAAGATACAGAACAATATCAATATCATGTATCATCAAATCAAGAACGACTGATACTTCAGTACCTCTCGGATTAAAAGGAGAGAGCCTGTG
This bacterium DNA region includes the following protein-coding sequences:
- a CDS encoding Gfo/Idh/MocA family oxidoreductase — encoded protein: MQKIRTGVIGTGHLGRFHSLNYSQLPEAELIGVYDIDKDRANQVAKEAGTKAYDSISSLLEDVDGVSIAVPTDLHFEVAKEVLAKGIPCLIEKPIAQNVEEADSLIRMAAENNTLIQVGHIERFNPAFRALNSFDINPLFIESHRLSPFNPRGTEVSVVLDLMIHDIDIVLYLVKSPVKNIDASGVAVVSDTIDIANARIHFENGCVANLTASRISQKKMRKMRMFQKDTYVTVDFLQKISEVYKLESPDSKADMVLSEIGIGDNKKKVVYYRPEIPEGDGLFKELQTFVEAVRGEDKKGVRGEAARTALDIAMNILKQTEK